Proteins from a genomic interval of Chryseobacterium indologenes:
- a CDS encoding MgtC/SapB family protein, which yields MDLLDDILPILFSVMVGGIIGIEREYQLKSAGLRTMILVTLGACIFTMLSQNLGGSGSPDRIAANIITGIGFVGAGVIFKEENRVSGLTTAVTIWICAALGMTIGAGYYQEATVGSVVVFLLLIMFKYIQDVIDKISTRYTYQMTLSYEDGVREKYENLFKEHNLKSMRGKQMRNGEKYTIIWRVQGAAKNHDICTKILLNDSSIDEFKF from the coding sequence ATGGATTTACTTGATGATATACTTCCGATTCTTTTTTCAGTGATGGTAGGCGGTATTATAGGCATTGAAAGAGAATACCAGCTGAAGTCCGCAGGACTACGAACGATGATACTGGTAACGCTGGGAGCTTGTATTTTTACTATGCTTTCCCAGAACCTGGGTGGATCAGGCAGTCCGGATCGGATAGCTGCGAACATTATTACAGGAATTGGTTTTGTAGGAGCAGGAGTGATTTTTAAAGAGGAAAACAGAGTTTCGGGCCTTACCACAGCTGTTACCATCTGGATATGTGCCGCATTGGGTATGACTATCGGAGCCGGATATTATCAGGAGGCTACAGTAGGTTCTGTTGTCGTATTCTTACTGTTGATTATGTTTAAATATATTCAGGATGTGATCGATAAAATCAGTACCCGTTATACCTATCAGATGACTCTTTCCTATGAGGACGGTGTAAGGGAAAAATATGAAAATCTCTTTAAAGAGCACAATCTGAAATCAATGAGAGGAAAACAGATGAGAAACGGAGAAAAATATACTATCATATGGCGTGTACAGGGAGCCGCCAAAAATCATGACATTTGTACAAAAATTTTACTGAATGATTCGTCCATAGATGAATTTAAGTTCTGA
- a CDS encoding EamA family transporter, which yields MWWVYAILSAFFASLTAIFAKIGITGVNSNLATAIRSIIILFVAWGIVLARSEYKGIPALSRHNMIYIVISGLATGLSWIFYFKALQTGKVTQVAPVDKLSVALTIFLSVIFLGESLTIKTVIGALLIIAGTVMLIFE from the coding sequence ATGTGGTGGGTATACGCAATTCTCTCGGCTTTTTTTGCTTCATTAACCGCAATTTTTGCTAAAATTGGAATCACCGGGGTTAATTCAAATCTGGCTACCGCGATCAGAAGCATCATCATTTTATTTGTTGCATGGGGAATCGTTCTGGCTCGTAGCGAATACAAGGGAATTCCGGCCCTCTCGCGTCACAACATGATTTATATTGTAATTTCAGGACTGGCAACAGGCCTTTCCTGGATATTTTATTTTAAAGCACTTCAAACCGGCAAAGTAACTCAGGTAGCTCCTGTTGATAAATTGAGTGTTGCCCTGACTATTTTCTTATCTGTCATTTTCCTTGGTGAATCTCTGACGATAAAAACAGTTATCGGCGCTTTACTGATTATTGCAGGAACTGTGATGTTAATCTTTGAATAA
- a CDS encoding thermonuclease family protein, translating into MKRLMLVSLFFPLLIFSQNSGRVIKISDGDTITVLIDGKQQKKLRLAEVDCPEKGQPFGKNAKQFTSNQVFGKTVTFIETTTDRYGRSIAKVYYDQDKYLSKELIKAGMGWWYYPYSKDLSLGKLQENAQRNKTGLWQDVHAISPWEYRKMKREEYKNKKYEASKTQWKLKEA; encoded by the coding sequence ATGAAACGATTAATGCTAGTGAGTTTATTTTTCCCATTACTGATATTTTCTCAAAACAGTGGAAGGGTAATAAAAATTTCAGATGGAGATACCATTACCGTACTTATAGACGGAAAACAACAAAAAAAATTAAGACTTGCGGAAGTAGATTGTCCTGAAAAAGGCCAGCCGTTCGGAAAAAATGCCAAACAGTTTACTTCAAATCAGGTTTTCGGTAAGACGGTCACTTTTATCGAAACCACTACAGACCGTTATGGGCGCTCTATCGCCAAGGTATACTATGACCAGGATAAATACCTTTCCAAGGAATTGATAAAGGCCGGAATGGGATGGTGGTATTATCCTTATTCTAAAGATCTTTCTTTGGGGAAATTACAGGAAAACGCTCAACGTAATAAGACAGGACTTTGGCAGGATGTGCATGCCATATCTCCCTGGGAATACAGAAAAATGAAACGTGAAGAGTACAAAAATAAAAAATATGAAGCATCCAAAACTCAATGGAAACTCAAAGAAGCTTAG
- a CDS encoding 5'-nucleotidase, lipoprotein e(P4) family: protein MKNLNFIIASCLLAVTTSCKTVNPTSATTGQNAPYQNLGHNGKIYSAFYQQRAAEYEALCLQAYNIAKFRLDEALTQKSDRQLAIVSDIDETFLDNSYYAVERSKMGKNYDQKTWEEWTAKGIATPLTGAQEFYQYAASKGVQVFYITNRAEHERAGTLKNLKKYNFPIQNDTNLILRSKESSKENRRNDVAKNYNIVLLLGDNLSDFAAIFDKKTEAERSAAVKSSAKDFGKRFIIIPNTGYGDWESSFYNYRYDYTDQKKDSLMYNAVKSTP, encoded by the coding sequence ATGAAAAATTTAAACTTCATTATCGCAAGTTGTTTACTTGCTGTGACGACCTCGTGTAAGACAGTAAATCCAACATCTGCCACAACAGGTCAAAACGCTCCTTATCAAAATCTGGGACATAACGGAAAGATTTACTCTGCCTTTTATCAGCAACGAGCCGCAGAATATGAAGCGCTTTGTCTGCAAGCTTACAATATCGCTAAATTTCGTCTGGATGAAGCTCTGACACAAAAATCAGACAGGCAGCTAGCTATTGTTTCAGATATTGACGAAACTTTTCTGGACAATTCCTATTATGCCGTTGAGCGTTCAAAAATGGGAAAAAACTATGATCAGAAAACATGGGAAGAATGGACAGCAAAAGGAATTGCTACACCTCTTACAGGTGCGCAGGAATTCTATCAGTATGCAGCAAGCAAAGGCGTTCAGGTTTTTTACATTACCAATCGTGCCGAGCATGAGCGTGCAGGAACTCTGAAAAATTTAAAAAAGTATAATTTTCCTATTCAAAATGATACCAACCTTATTCTTCGGTCAAAAGAAAGCAGTAAGGAAAACCGTCGTAATGATGTTGCCAAAAATTACAATATCGTTTTACTCTTAGGAGATAATCTTTCAGACTTTGCCGCGATATTTGATAAAAAGACCGAAGCAGAAAGGTCTGCAGCAGTAAAATCTTCTGCTAAAGACTTTGGTAAAAGGTTCATTATCATCCCCAACACAGGGTATGGAGACTGGGAATCCTCATTCTACAACTATAGATACGACTACACTGATCAGAAAAAAGATTCATTGATGTATAATGCTGTGAAAAGTACTCCCTAA
- a CDS encoding GIY-YIG nuclease family protein, producing MCYCYILYSESLDKYYIGHSCEDLQERLRKQQAIQQS from the coding sequence ATGTGTTATTGCTATATTCTTTATTCAGAGTCTTTAGATAAATATTATATCGGACATTCATGTGAAGACTTGCAGGAAAGACTGAGAAAACAACAAGCAATACAACAATCTTAA
- a CDS encoding N-acetylmuramoyl-L-alanine amidase gives MRKTLYIIGLSTFVFSCTSQQNVKKNTYKPKTPVVQPKPVVKTQTPEGNKPKVVSEHGVDFFTTNIADPTKNDNTASYGSIVTAKPIGYKVVKTYFPAIAQNFRQRYLILHYTALPDDKSVMVLTQQAVSSHYLVNNTGDNEIYQLVDENKRSYHAGVSSWRNDKNLNDTSIGIEIVNAGYSTDASGKRIFAPFSDEQIRKVAALAKDIATRYQIPATNVLAHADIAPTRKQDPGPMFPWKRLYDQYQLGMWYDEAAKQTYFDLAEEELPARYNDSSFIFLIQTALQKFGYGIEPSGKWDDATKKTIEAFQYHYRPQNYDGIMDAETWAILQSLNQKYPVK, from the coding sequence ATGCGTAAGACATTATATATCATCGGATTAAGCACATTCGTTTTTTCGTGTACTTCCCAACAAAATGTAAAAAAAAATACATACAAACCGAAAACCCCCGTGGTACAGCCAAAACCGGTCGTTAAAACACAGACTCCCGAAGGCAATAAACCCAAAGTTGTCTCGGAGCATGGAGTAGATTTTTTTACGACTAATATAGCAGACCCAACAAAAAATGACAATACCGCAAGTTATGGTTCAATCGTAACGGCAAAACCTATAGGGTATAAAGTAGTGAAAACCTATTTTCCGGCTATTGCACAAAACTTCAGACAGCGTTATCTGATTTTACATTACACCGCACTTCCTGATGATAAATCGGTTATGGTTCTTACCCAGCAAGCGGTAAGTTCACATTACCTGGTAAACAATACCGGTGATAACGAGATTTATCAGCTTGTAGATGAAAACAAACGTTCTTATCATGCCGGTGTAAGCTCCTGGAGAAATGATAAAAACCTTAATGATACCTCCATCGGAATTGAAATTGTAAATGCAGGCTATTCTACAGATGCCAGCGGTAAAAGAATATTTGCACCTTTCAGTGATGAGCAAATAAGGAAAGTAGCTGCATTGGCAAAGGATATTGCGACAAGGTATCAGATCCCGGCAACAAATGTTTTGGCACATGCTGATATTGCACCGACAAGGAAACAGGATCCAGGGCCAATGTTCCCATGGAAAAGACTATACGACCAGTATCAGCTGGGAATGTGGTATGATGAAGCTGCCAAACAAACTTATTTTGATCTTGCGGAGGAAGAGTTACCTGCCAGATACAATGATTCTTCATTTATCTTCCTTATCCAGACGGCATTGCAGAAATTCGGATATGGGATAGAACCGAGTGGGAAATGGGATGATGCTACGAAGAAGACTATTGAAGCTTTCCAGTATCATTACCGTCCGCAAAATTATGATGGAATTATGGATGCCGAAACATGGGCAATACTTCAATCTTTAAACCAAAAATATCCGGTAAAATAA